The following are from one region of the Ruficoccus sp. ZRK36 genome:
- a CDS encoding L-fucose/L-arabinose isomerase family protein, which yields MSATQTTPLPTKVERINPLKARVGLLGIGHHVYWPQFDGLLDEMHRKLGVLKGLLEDNAVEVAEFGMIDNAQVAYDAVPAIKAADIDVLFIDMVTYGTSSTFGVLCREIKVPIVLVALQPLKAMDYPNGTTFMQLCNDDVCSVPEFTGVAVRFGRKAPPFILGHEGDDPAALAEIKQWCGIAKVLHSLRTARLGLMGHVLESMLDMHCDPTAITSAFGAHVTTVEPGDLYKHYTDPDPARVESWKERILAFFDTPDPVSDPLTEKLTEQDLENAAKAGVALEGLIADKNLDGFAYYYEAEPGSELRTLVTNLIVANSLLTGGGFPMCGEFDIKTCVAMMIMDRLDIGGSFAEFHPVDFELDSVLVGHDGPHHINIAAAKPVIRSLKKYHGKPGSGAGVEFQIKEGPITMLSIGQTAEGKFKFVIAEGESARRPIPPTGNTNTHGIFKPDVRTFLKRWCSEGPTHHFALGIGHHADTIIQIAEILGIEYALTTPEN from the coding sequence ATGTCTGCCACGCAAACCACCCCCCTGCCGACCAAGGTCGAGCGCATTAACCCGCTGAAAGCCCGCGTGGGCCTGCTCGGCATCGGCCACCATGTGTACTGGCCGCAGTTTGACGGTCTGCTCGACGAGATGCACCGCAAGCTCGGCGTGCTCAAGGGTCTGCTCGAAGACAATGCTGTCGAGGTCGCCGAGTTCGGGATGATCGACAACGCGCAGGTCGCCTACGATGCCGTGCCCGCCATCAAGGCCGCCGACATCGACGTGCTCTTCATCGACATGGTGACCTACGGCACCTCCTCCACCTTTGGCGTGCTCTGCCGCGAGATCAAGGTGCCGATCGTGCTGGTCGCGCTCCAGCCGCTCAAGGCCATGGACTACCCGAACGGCACAACCTTCATGCAGCTGTGCAATGACGACGTGTGCTCGGTCCCGGAGTTTACCGGTGTAGCCGTGCGCTTCGGGCGCAAGGCCCCGCCGTTTATCCTCGGGCACGAGGGAGACGACCCGGCCGCTCTGGCCGAGATCAAGCAGTGGTGCGGCATCGCCAAGGTCCTGCACAGCCTGCGCACCGCCCGCCTCGGCCTGATGGGCCATGTGCTGGAGTCCATGCTCGACATGCACTGCGACCCGACCGCCATCACGTCCGCCTTTGGCGCGCACGTCACCACGGTCGAACCGGGTGACCTTTACAAGCACTACACCGACCCGGATCCGGCCCGCGTCGAGTCCTGGAAGGAGCGCATCCTCGCCTTTTTCGACACGCCCGACCCGGTCTCCGACCCGCTGACCGAGAAGCTCACCGAGCAAGATCTGGAAAACGCCGCCAAGGCCGGAGTCGCCCTGGAGGGCCTCATCGCGGATAAGAACCTCGACGGCTTCGCCTACTACTACGAGGCCGAGCCGGGCTCCGAACTGCGCACGCTGGTGACAAACCTCATCGTGGCCAACTCCCTGCTCACCGGTGGCGGTTTCCCCATGTGCGGCGAGTTCGACATCAAGACCTGCGTGGCCATGATGATCATGGACCGGCTCGACATCGGAGGCAGCTTCGCGGAGTTCCACCCGGTGGACTTCGAGCTCGACAGTGTATTGGTCGGCCATGACGGCCCCCACCACATCAACATCGCCGCCGCCAAGCCCGTTATCCGCAGCCTGAAAAAGTACCACGGCAAGCCCGGCAGTGGCGCGGGCGTGGAGTTCCAGATCAAGGAAGGCCCGATCACCATGCTGAGCATCGGCCAGACCGCGGAGGGCAAGTTCAAGTTTGTCATCGCCGAGGGCGAGTCCGCCCGCCGCCCGATCCCGCCCACGGGCAACACCAATACGCACGGCATCTTCAAGCCCGACGTGCGCACCTTCCTCAAGCGCTGGTGCTCCGAAGGCCCCACCCACCACTTCGCGCTCGGGATCGGCCACCACGCCGACACGATCATCCAGATCGCCGAAATCCTCGGCATCGAGTACGCGCTGACCACCCCCGAAAACTAA